The following proteins are encoded in a genomic region of Neovison vison isolate M4711 chromosome 12, ASM_NN_V1, whole genome shotgun sequence:
- the LOC122892313 gene encoding polycystic kidney disease and receptor for egg jelly-related protein-like produces the protein MRPRPDLLLLLLALDMGLDHSPLRRPTAPPAALATIPISRATATPESGLRRQDPASARRPPPAARTRGPALGDAAALRAWRAAPGLGEPAGSARVHLRPRAAPGGGVILAGGGRLCLPRGPARPLCVLLRVLLRARLAAAPALVHLRLSARRGRLSLLWRTALPRALGRPEWTFWLVPLRPAGPRRPRRSTSDLPAAGPRPSAGFVAQTQCPTDGPTPVVLEALTSDGPQAIQSSVSCQVSPEVPCEITMVKINRNKDGEPLVLTRKMEATLNATYKYNCPKSTLIVSYWQLYSVPSVKDLPLWYRPLDIPIMKSGRVPTFLHIPPKSLPWGVYVMRFVVDIYVNPNRPQASASDFMYVSIVRSDLEAVIAGGPNITIKFTDQLILDGTGSSDPDSDSPSRGLRFSWYCTTDPKNYQGHKITVMSNSVCTPKQTNLNWKEASGPVLTLQPGTLKGGGVYFFRMVIRKGDRKAHVDRKVHVLKGPAPAAYISCIENCDAVLGISARFSLFLNCTTGSTSQDEYKWSILSSLGGEVNFDWAKHTTTGRNGAHLSIKAFALKDFPEAKFWASVHLATWSGHNVDLKHPFVINHVPETGECSINPATGVAFVTRFVIRCSNFKDKNIPLTYKMVVSDLYGFGQISSVKENTLGAILYLGNEPTSPPSFLPVGVLANHYAMKISVQVYDSLGAFSQATLYATVHAPTDKISAKGVLDRLFNFTMGSNSSLSTLLDSQEFLPAGYLIYIAASVLNNMKPELSLEADKARLREYLVNQTFILPNSTLVEISQVVMSVTELTQTTAGFTRMAQKLATVRIWLANRALQQSRQKDSHVRSEQIETVSTGILTTLSNILKLTVSYEVVDEPFYVLESLADTVLEGKVPGNETTAMTASSLNVYVRKTERWDVTDIFENEKNSQRYFRPMLNVSNIPSLPENAPISTMFCEFADDPFPWMNDQESCSAEVVGFRMTGTTPDGDVVEIMPDVAEVYIARKNLSFASFNLTVGPESETEGADESLKRTTGKFRVEVDSSVVKELLVHIVTEVTVLFTVLVYAGSEISPTALVATFLVPHDIPPMTNQSDLFDSACAVREARVVCLPASLLQVIAQRGGSSECTLVIALQAPRFVMAANDKLVRIALFSAHCLDMYGIQSDWREDTCVLGERTTWRRVHCICQSTRRVRRQLDLIKQASRHLQTHFLTTNVIVVPNPVDLRLEVITSVTRNYVTLFTVLFIMLMYIILAFWSLLQDETDQYLRLHVIILLDNDPYDKVCYLVTVFTGSRYRAGTRADVFMQLMGTEGASDVHCLSHPHFTTLYRGGINTFLLTTKRDLGDIHSIRVWHNNEGKSPSWYLSRVKVENLFSRHIWLFLCREWLCIDTSLDRTFLVTDPDQPINRKDYFLIESAYRMGRDHLWFSIFSTIIDTPFNRLQRLSCCLAMLMASLLCNIMFFNLNRTEGMASGEGSYVRSMMIGLESVLIALPLQMLIIFLFTYSQREPRVTLETVSPRSDSLEQEHAHWQEFLKKWHVEESAHVPTKKASEPPTGKRSRAPKAAKALTTIGRRQKKGQRTVTRTQGQNKNASNANTNNNQVVASTEPSPQAGPVEPKEKSRVVLPPCCLYVAWCLVFVTSSISSFFIIFYGLSYSYEKSMDWLFASFCSFCLSVLLVQPCKIILLSGFRAGRRKYCKNLSWTSKYRYIEIELHGTMNREERKRRHQMIMELRRSRMYQPLTEDEILIFKRKKAIKRRAFLFLCYVLTHFIFLALLLSLVALLRHTDSFYYNQFVRDRFSVDLGSVTKLEDIYRWLNSVLVPLVHNDPNPAILPDSSSKVLGLPLLRQVRARPGDKLCLPANFAQTSMGREIHCHPSYGTDPEDTRSYSGLWNKVLKRPEDKNTDGFTYKPPEKIWGYVSHGLLHTYGSGGYAFYFFPEQQPFNSTVRLRELQSSEWLDEQTWAVILELTTFNPDVSLFCSISVVFEASQLGVVNTSLSVHSFSLADFDRETSAEIYLYVAILIFFLAYVVDEGYIIMQERASYVRSVYNLLNFALKCIFTVLIVLFFRKHFLATGIIRFYLSHPEDFIPFHAVSQVDHAMRIILGFLLFLTILKTLRYSRIFYDVRLAQRAIQAALPGICHMALVVSVYFFVYMAFGYLAFGQHEWNYSNLIHATQTIFSYCVSAFQSTEFSNNRVLGVLFLSSFMLVMICILINLFQAVILSAYEEMKQPVYEEPSDEAEAMTYLCRKLRAMFRFLTFQPRDEDEPEFFVNMLYGQPEKNSRRYLGLKTRNIKGKKMVYLVV, from the coding sequence ATGAGGCCCAGGccagacctcctcctcctcctcctggccttGGACATGGGCCTAGATCACAGCCCCCTCCGGCGGCCCACCGCTCCTCCCGCGGCCCTGGCTACCATCCCCATCTCCCGTGCGACCGCCACACCAGAGTCCGGACTCCGCCGCCAGGATCCCGCCTcggcccgccgccccccgccAGCCGCCCGGACTCGCGGCCCAGCCCTCGGAGACGCGGCCGCGCTGCGCGCTTGGAGGGCCGCCCCCGGCCTCGGGGAGCCGGCCGGCAGCGCCCGCGTCCACCTGCGGCCCCGCGCGGCCCCTGGCGGCGGCGTGATCCTGGCCGGTGGCGgccgcctctgcctgccccgcGGCCCCGCGCGCCCGCTCTGTGTCCTGCTGCGCGTCCTGCTGCGCGCGCGCCTGGCCGCCGCGCCCGCGCTCGTGCACCTGCGTCTGTCTGCGCGCCGCGGCCGGCTGTCCCTGCTGTGGCGCACCGCGCTGCCCCGCGCGCTCGGGCGCCCGGAGTGGACCTTCTGGCTCGTGCCGCTGCGGCCCGCCGGCCCTCGGCGCCCCCGCCGCTCCACCTCCGACCTGCCGGCCGCAGGGCCTCGCCCCTCCGCCGGCTTCGTGGCCCAAACGCAGTGTCCCACGGATGGGCCCACGCCTGTTGTCCTGGAAGCTCTCACCTCGGATGGGCCTCAAGCCATACAGTCTTCCGTGTCCTGCCAGGTATCCCCAGAAGTGCCCTGTGAGATCACCATGGTGAAGATCAATAGGAACAAGGATGGCGAACCCTTGGTGCTGACCAGGAAGATGGAGGCCACCCTCAATGCCACCTACAAGTACAACTGTCCGAAGTCCACGTTAATTGTTTCCTACTGGCAGCTCTATTCCGTGCCCTCTGTAAAGGATCTGCCTCTGTGGTACAGACCATTGGATATACCAATCATGAAATCAGGGAGGGTGCCTACATTTCTACATATCCCGCCAAAATCTTTACCTTGGGGGGTGTATGTGATGAGATTCGTAGTTGATATCTACGTGAATCCAAATAGGCCTCAGGCCTCAGCCTCAGATTTCATGTATGTCAGCATCGTCAGAAGTGACCTAGAAGCAGTTATTGCTGGGGGTCCCAACATAACAATCAAATTCACAGATCAGCTGATTCTGGATGGAACAGGGTCGTCTGATCCAGATTCGGACAGTCCTTCGCGGGGACTCCGTTTTTCTTGGTACTGTACCACGGATCCAAAAAACTACCAGGGACATAAAATCACAGTGATGAGCAACAGCGTCTGCACCCCAAAGCAGACTAATCTGAACTGGAAGGAGGCCTCTGGCCCTGTCCTCACACTTCAGCCAGGAACACTGAAAGGTGGAGGTGTGTATTTCTTCAGAATGGTGATCCGCAAGGGTGATAGGAAAGCCCATGTTGATAGAAAGGTCCACGTGCTCAAAGGACCAGCCCCCGCAGCATACATCTCGTGTATTGAAAATTGTGATGCCGTTTTGGGTATTTCAGccagattttctttgtttctcaatTGCACAACTGGTTCAACAAGCCAGGATGAGTATAAATGGTCGATTCTGTCATCTCTAGGGGGTGAGGTAAACTTTGATTGGGCGAAACACACCACAACAGGGAGGAATGGGGCTCATTTGTCTATAAAAGCTTTTGCTTTGAAGGATTTTCCTGAAGCTAAGTTTTGGGCTTCTGTGCATCTAGCAACTTGGAGTGGGCATAATGTGGACTTGAAGCACCCGTTTGTTATCAACCATGTCCCTGAAACCGGAGAGTGCAGCATTAATCCAGCCACAGGAGTTGCCTTTGTTACCAGGTTTGTCATCCGGTGCTCTAATTTTAAGGATAAGAACATCCCACTTACATACAAAATGGTAGTCTCTGATTTGTATGGTTTTGGTCAGATCAGTTCTGTAAAAGAGAACACCTTGGGGGCCATCCTGTATTTGGGGAATGAGCCCACATcgcccccttcctttctccctgtggGTGTGTTGGCTAATCATTATGCCATGAAGATATCTGTTCAGGTGTATGACTCTCTAGGAGCTTTTTCTCAGGCAACTTTGTATGCGACCGTACATGCCCCTACGGATAAAATCTCAGCGAAGGGCGTGCTCGATCGCTTATTCAATTTCACCATGGGATCAAATTCATCGCTTTCTACTTTGCTTGACAGCCAGGAATTTCTACCTGCAGGCTATTTAATATATATAGCAGCTTCTGTTTTGAATAACATGAAACCTGAATTAAGTTTGGAAGCTGACAAAGCCAGACTCCGGGAATACCTTGTCAACCAGACTTTCATTCTTCCCAATAGCACTTTGGTGGAAATTAGCCAGGTAGTCATGAGTGTTACTGAGTTAACCCAGACGACCGCCGGATTCACTCGAATGGCTCAGAAACTGGCCACAGTGAGGATTTGGTTAGCAAATCGAGCCCTACAGCAGTCTCGACAGAAGGATTCACACGTTCGCTCTGAACAAATAGAAACTGTGAGCACTGGGATATTAACAACTTTGTCTAATATCTTGAAACTGACTGTTAGCTATGAAGTAGTTGATGAGCCTTTCTACGTGTTGGAATCACTAGCAGACACAGTACTGGAGGGTAAAGTACCAGGGAACGAGACCACCGCAATGACGGCCTCCAGCCTTAACGTGTATGTCAGGAAAACTGAAAGGTGGGATGTTACCGATATCtttgagaatgagaaaaacaGTCAACGCTATTTTCGTCCAATGCTAAATGTGAGCAATATTCCTAGTTTACCTGAAAACGCCCCGATTTCCACCATGTTTTGTGAGTTTGCAGATGATCCCTTTCCTTGGATGAATGATCAGGAAAGCTGTTCGGCAGAGGTGGTTGGATTCAGGATGACAGGAACCACACCTGACGGCGACGTGGTCGAGATCATGCCTGATGTAGCAGAAGTGTACATCGCCAGAAAAAACTTGAGCTTTGCATCTTTTAACCTCACAGTGGGACCGGAGAGTGAGACCGAGGGAGCTGATGAGTCCTTGAAAAGGACAACAGGGAAGTTTAGGGTTGAGGTGGACAGCAGTGTAGTGAAGGAGTTGCTGGTCCACATTGTGACCGAAGTGACCGTGTTGTTCACGGTGTTGGTGTACGCCGGCAGTGAAATTTCCCCCACTGCTCTGGTCGCCACCTTCCTTGTGCCCCATGACATTCCTCCCATGACCAACCAGAGTGACCTGTTTGACTCAGCCTGTGCCGTTAGGGAGGCCCGCGTGGTTTGCCTTCCAGCGTCCCTGCTGCAAGTCATAGCTCAGCGAGGCGGTTCGTCTGAGTGCACGTTGGTCATAGCTCTGCAGGCACCTCGTTTTGTCATGGCAGCCAATGATAAGCTCGTGAGAATCGCTCTTTTCAGCGCTCACTGCCTAGACATGTATGGGATCCAGAGCGACTGGAGAGAAGATACCTGTGTTCTCGGAGAGAGGACCACGTGGCGAAGAGTGCACTGCATCTGCCAAAGCACAAGGAGGGTCCGGCGGCAGCTGGATCTAATAAAACAAGCCAGCCGGCACCTGCAAACCCACTTTTTGACGACTAACGTGATTGTGGTCCCTAATCCTGTAGATCTTCGGTTGGAGGTCATCACCAGTGTTACCCGCAACTATGTGACGCTCTTCACTGTACTTTTCATTATGCTGATGTACATAATCCTAGCTTTCTGGTCTTTGCTGCAAGATGAAACAGATCAGTATCTTCGGCTACACGTGATAATTCTACTTGATAATGATCCTTATGATAAGGTGTGTTACCTCGTGACTGTTTTTACAGGAAGCCGTTATCGGGCAGGGACCAGGGCCGATGTCTTCATGCAACTTATGGGAACGGAAGGTGCCAGCGATGTGCATTGTCTGAGCCATCCGCATTTTACAACCCTCTACCGGGGAGGCATCAACACTTTTCTCCTAACCACGAAAAGGGACTTGGGGGACATCCATTCCATTCGTGTGTGGCACAACAATGAGGGCAAATCCCCCAGCTGGTATCTAAGCAGAGTCAAGGTAGAAAATCTGTTCAGCCGACACATCTGGCTGTTTTTATGCCGGGAATGGCTTTGTATTGACACCTCTTTGGACAGAACATTTCTTGTTACCGACCCAGACCAGCCTATCAACAGAAAGGACTATTTCCTGATAGAATCAGCTTACAGGATGGGGAGAGATCACCTGTGGTTCTCCATTTTCTCCACTATCATTGATACCCCATTCAATCGGCTGCAGAGACTGTCCTGCTGTTTGGCAATGCTGATGGCCTCCCTTCTGTGTAATATTATGTTCTTTAATCTCAACAGAACAGAAGGAATGGCGTCAGGAGAGGGGAGCTATGTCAGGTCAATGATGATAGGGCTGGAAAGTGTGCTAATTGCACTCCCTCTGCAAATGttgatcatttttctcttcacCTACTCCCAGAGGGAACCTCGTGTGACTCTAGAAACGGTGTCTCCCCGGAGTGATTCCTTGGAGCAAGAACATGCACACTGGCAGGAATTTCTGAAAAAGTGGCACGTTGAGGAAAGTGCGCATGTACCGACCAAGAAGGCTTCGGAGCCTCCAACTGGGAAGAGATCTAGAGCTCCGAAGGCTGCCAAGGCGCTCACTACGATAGGGCGCCGGCAAAAGAAAGGACAGCGCACGGTCACACGCACGCAGggacaaaataaaaatgccagtAACGCAAACACAAATAACAATCAGGTTGTTGCTTCTACAGAGCCTTCTCCCCAAGCAGGTCCTGTCGAACCCAAGGAGAAGAGCAGGGTCGTTCTGCCTCCGTGTTGCCTTTATGTAGCGTGGTGCTTGGTGTTCGTCACATCCAGTATATCTTCGTTCTTCATCATATTTTATGGACTGAGCTATAGCTATGAAAAGTCAATGGACTGGCTCTTTGCATCGTTTTgttcattctgtctgtctgttttgCTGGTGCAGCCATGCAAAATTATACTCTTGTCAGGCTTCAGAGCTGGTAGGCGCAAGTATTGTAAAAACCTTTCATGGACAAGCAAGTACCGCTATATTGAGATCGAGCTTCACGGCACGATGAAccgagaagaaaggaaaaggcgACACCAGATGATCATGGAGCTCCGAAGATCGAGGATGTACCAGCCCCTCACCGAAGACGAAATCCTAATATTCAAGAGGAAGAAGGCAATTAAGAGAAGGGCTTTCCTGTTCCTGTGTTACGTTCTGACTCACTTCATCTTTCTAGCCCTCCTGTTGAGCCTCGTCGCCCTCCTGCGTCACACGGACAGCTTTTACTATAACCAGTTTGTTCGCGATCGGTTCTCTGTGGATCTCGGCTCGGTGACCAAGCTGGAGGACATCTACAGGTGGCTGAACAGCGTGCTGGTGCCCCTGGTCCACAATGACCCGAATCCAGCCATTCTGCCCGACAGCTCCTCTAAAGTCCTGGGGCTTCCACTGCTGAGGCAGGTGAGGGCAAGACCTGGCGATaaactctgcctgcctgccaaCTTTGCCCAGACCAGCATGGGAAGAGAAATCCATTGTCATCCCAGCTATGGCACTGACCCGGAAGACACCAGAAGCTACTCTGGCCTTTGGAACAAAGTTCTCAAGAGGCCTGAGGATAAGAATACCGATGGGTTTACTTACAAGCCTCCAGAGAAGATCTGGGGGTACGTCTCCCACGGACTCTTACACACCTACGGGTCGGGAGGCTATGCGTTCTATTTTTTCCCAGAGCAGCAGCCTTTTAATTCCACCGTGAGGCTCAGGGAACTCCAGAGCAGCGAGTGGCTTGATGAGCAGACGTGGGCCGTGATTCTGGAGCTGACCACCTTCAACCCAGACGTCAGTCTGTTCTGTAGCATTTCTGTCGTTTTCGAGGCGTCTCAGTTAGGAGTTGTGAACACGAGCCTATCCGTGCACTCCTTCTCGCTTGCTGATTTCGACAGGGAGACTTCCGCCGAAATCTACTTGTATGTGgccattctcattttctttttagcctATGTGGTCGATGAGGGTTATATCATCATGCAAGAAAGGGCCTCGTACGTGAGAAGTGTGTATAATCTGCTCAACTTTGCTCTGAAATGCATATTTACTGTGCTGATTGTGCTCTTCTTTAGGAAGCACTTCTTGGCCACTGGCATAATTCGCTTTTACTTGTCGCACCCTGAGGATTTCATTCCGTTTCATGCGGTTTCTCAAGTAGATCACGCCATGAGGATCATTTTGGGTTTCCTGTTATTTCTGACCATTTTGAAGACCCTCAGGTATTCCAGAATCTTCTATGACGTGCGCCTGGCTCAGAGGGCCATTCAAGCGGCCCTTCCCGGCATCTGCCACATGGCCCTGGTGGTGTCCGTGTACTTTTTTGTGTACATGGCATTTGGCTACCTGGCGTTTGGTCAACACGAGTGGAACTACAGTAACCTGATTCATGCTACGCAGACGATATTCTCCTATTGCGTTTCAGCCTTTCAGAGCACCGAGTTCTCCAACAACAGGGTTCTGGGGGTCCTGTTCCTCTCATCCTTCATGCTGGTGATGATCTGCATATTGATCAACTTGTTTCAGGCCGTGATTTTGTCTGCCTATGAGGAAATGAAGCAGCCCGTGTATGAAGAACCATCAGACGAAGCGGAAGCAATGACCTATCTGTGTCGCAAGCTAAGAGCAATGTTTAGGTTTCTGACCTTCCAACCCAGGGACGAAGATGAACCAGAGTTCTTTGTCAACATGCTGTATGGGCAGCCAGAGAAGAACAGCCGGCGGTATCTGGGGCTGAAGACCAGAAACATCAAGGGGAAGAAAATGGTTTATCTTGTTGTGTGA